The following proteins come from a genomic window of Desulfobacterales bacterium:
- a CDS encoding S8 family serine peptidase — MRMFFISKKKFNRFFLALSVFLFMINVAYSEEVIEIPKDSLKNFVKYSFNNSTDDNQNILIKLAKTHFDPLKNFPLNDPKINSIDSYKSDEIGYYIIQFDGPIIEEWKKSLKSQGAEIFDYIPDFSFIIRIPAKNELAVKSLPHVRWLGIYQPEYRVSQKVVDEIYGIKAAENTSVSTLRITVFPGENIEKIAENIKKTGGEILNTVTTQWKTTFKVKINNSNLVQLPQISGVKWIESTPEWKLFNNISADILGTRTVWNNKGLYGSGQVIAVCDTGLDKGSTSIANLHDDFEDGLGNARVIQIFDLVGDGASDVNSGHGTHVAGSILGNGYKSGSDPSANSFPSNCYAGMAPKASLIFQASEENTSESLSGLPDDLNTLFSQADGAGASIHSNSWGASVAGSYTSSAEDVDEYVWANKDFVILFAASNDGIDMDGDGVVDLYSLGSPGTAKNCITVGASENNRPSGAGIDALWGQAWAKSYSADPIKSDHVSNNINGMAAFSSRGPVLDGRYKPDIVAPGTNILSTKSSMSSGSGWGSYDSYYMYMGGTSMATPIAAGATAVMREYLLKTGSVNPSAALVKAYLLNTADDMTPGQYGTGSTQEISNAPVPNNVEGWGRLNLEKGIYPTSPFNFLCYDEQTGLTTSQTQTYDVKVVNSNAPLKVNLVWADYPGSTTAQGGLVNDLDLKINGPSSFTAYPDNASKKSSLNVLNYNDGTPEAYYLPNKVAIKFTPSSYPAYIESTSFYFDNQSGDTSDVSIIVYDDDGANGMPGGTQLFNKKLTYVEGFFVTVGIGIVISSGDFFISVEKISSTQRLIADNQSYGRSYYNTGSGWLLSSAYTAYISANLRGSDYSTSYDRVNNTLGVTVNNPTVGTYTINISGYNIPHGPQPYALVVSGNITSQSSKALPWIDLLLNR, encoded by the coding sequence ATGAGGATGTTTTTTATTAGTAAAAAAAAGTTTAACAGATTTTTTTTAGCGTTATCTGTGTTTTTATTTATGATTAACGTAGCTTACTCTGAAGAAGTAATTGAAATACCAAAAGATTCGTTAAAAAATTTTGTAAAGTATTCATTTAATAATAGCACTGATGACAATCAAAATATTTTAATAAAATTAGCTAAAACTCATTTTGATCCATTAAAAAATTTTCCATTAAATGATCCAAAAATTAATTCAATAGATTCTTATAAATCCGATGAGATTGGTTATTACATTATTCAATTCGACGGTCCTATTATTGAAGAATGGAAGAAATCTTTAAAATCTCAAGGAGCAGAAATTTTTGATTATATACCTGATTTTTCATTTATAATTAGGATTCCTGCTAAAAATGAATTAGCTGTTAAGAGCCTTCCCCATGTTCGATGGCTTGGTATTTATCAACCTGAATACCGTGTAAGTCAAAAAGTTGTTGATGAAATTTATGGAATTAAAGCAGCTGAAAATACATCTGTTTCAACTTTAAGAATTACTGTTTTTCCTGGAGAAAATATTGAAAAAATAGCTGAAAACATAAAAAAAACAGGTGGAGAAATTCTTAATACCGTTACAACTCAATGGAAAACTACTTTTAAAGTAAAAATAAATAACTCTAATCTTGTGCAATTACCTCAAATTTCAGGAGTAAAATGGATTGAGTCTACGCCTGAATGGAAACTATTTAATAATATTTCCGCTGATATTCTTGGAACAAGAACTGTATGGAATAATAAGGGCTTATATGGTTCTGGCCAAGTAATAGCTGTGTGTGACACCGGACTTGATAAGGGATCAACTTCAATAGCTAATCTCCATGATGACTTTGAAGATGGTTTAGGAAATGCAAGGGTTATTCAAATTTTTGATTTAGTGGGTGATGGAGCAAGTGATGTTAATTCTGGTCATGGAACCCATGTAGCAGGTTCAATTCTTGGAAATGGATATAAATCAGGTAGTGATCCTTCAGCAAATAGTTTCCCCTCAAATTGCTATGCTGGGATGGCTCCGAAAGCAAGTCTTATTTTTCAAGCATCTGAAGAGAATACCTCTGAATCTCTTTCGGGCTTGCCAGATGATTTAAACACACTTTTTTCTCAAGCTGATGGTGCTGGAGCTAGTATCCATAGCAATAGTTGGGGCGCTTCTGTAGCTGGAAGCTACACATCGTCAGCAGAAGATGTTGATGAATATGTCTGGGCTAATAAGGACTTTGTTATATTATTTGCGGCTTCTAATGATGGAATTGATATGGATGGAGATGGAGTTGTAGATTTATATAGTTTGGGATCTCCTGGAACAGCAAAAAATTGTATTACAGTTGGAGCTTCTGAAAATAATAGGCCAAGCGGAGCTGGAATTGATGCTCTTTGGGGACAAGCATGGGCAAAATCATATTCTGCTGACCCAATTAAATCGGATCATGTGTCAAATAATATCAATGGAATGGCTGCTTTTAGTTCAAGAGGCCCTGTTTTAGACGGAAGATATAAACCAGATATCGTTGCTCCAGGGACGAACATCCTTTCAACAAAATCGTCTATGTCTTCGGGCTCAGGTTGGGGCAGTTATGATTCTTATTATATGTATATGGGTGGAACAAGTATGGCGACTCCTATAGCAGCAGGAGCTACCGCAGTTATGAGAGAATATCTTTTGAAAACGGGCAGTGTAAATCCATCAGCAGCTCTTGTTAAGGCGTATCTTTTAAATACAGCCGATGATATGACTCCTGGACAATATGGAACAGGTTCTACACAAGAAATTTCTAATGCTCCTGTTCCAAACAATGTAGAAGGTTGGGGCAGGCTTAATCTTGAAAAGGGAATTTATCCAACTTCGCCGTTTAATTTTTTATGTTATGATGAACAAACGGGATTAACTACCTCTCAAACTCAAACTTACGATGTTAAAGTGGTGAACTCTAATGCCCCTTTAAAAGTTAATCTTGTATGGGCAGATTATCCAGGTTCTACAACGGCACAAGGTGGACTTGTTAATGATTTAGATTTAAAAATAAATGGACCTTCTTCATTTACTGCTTATCCGGATAATGCTTCTAAAAAATCAAGTTTGAATGTATTAAACTATAATGATGGAACTCCTGAAGCTTATTATCTCCCTAACAAAGTAGCAATAAAATTTACTCCTTCGTCATATCCTGCTTATATTGAGTCAACATCTTTTTATTTTGATAATCAATCTGGAGATACAAGTGATGTATCTATTATTGTTTACGATGATGATGGCGCAAACGGAATGCCTGGTGGGACTCAGTTATTTAACAAAAAGTTAACTTATGTGGAAGGATTTTTTGTTACTGTAGGAATTGGAATCGTTATAAGTAGTGGAGATTTTTTTATTTCAGTTGAAAAAATTAGTAGTACTCAGAGGTTGATTGCCGATAATCAAAGTTATGGCAGAAGTTATTATAACACAGGAAGTGGATGGTTATTAAGCTCAGCTTATACTGCTTACATATCAGCAAATCTTAGAGGCAGTGATTATTCAACTTCTTATGATCGTGTAAACAATACATTAGGAGTTACAGTTAATAATCCAACTGTAGGAACTTACACAATTAATATTTCTGGTTATAATATACCCCATGGTCCTCAACCTTACGCTTTAGTTGTTAGTGGTAATATTACATCGCAATCATCAAAAGCGCTACCTTGGATTGATCTTCTTTTAAATAGATAG